The sequence CAGCCGGTGTCGGCCTGGGTGATCTGGTCCTGGTAGAGCGCCTGGTAGCCGCGCTCGTGGCGGACGGGCGGCGGGGTCCACTCGGCGCGGCGGCGCGCCAGTTCCTCGTCGGACACGTCGAGGCTGAGCAGCCGCGCCTCGACGTCCAGGGTGACGAGGTCACCGGTGCGGACGAGGGCGAGGGGCCCGCCGACGTACGACTCGGGTGCGATGTGCAGCACGCACGCCCCGTAACTGGTGCCGCTCATCCGGGCGTCGGAGAGCCGGACCATGTCCCGTACGCCCTGCTTCAGCAGGTAGTCGGGGATCGGCAGCATCCCGTACTCGGGCATGCCGGGGCCGCCCTTGGGACCGGCGTTGCGCAGGACCAGCACATGGCCGGGGGTGAGCGCGAGCGCCGGGTCGTTGATGGTGCGCTGCATCTCCCGGTAGTCGTCGAAGACGACCGCGGGTCCGGTGTGGCGCAGCAGGTGGGGTTCGGCGGCGATGTGCTTGATGACGGCGCCGTCCGGGCAGAGGTTGCCGCGCAGCACCGCCACGCCGCCCTCCTCGGCCAGGGGGTTGGAGCGCTCCCGTATGACGTCGTCGTTGTGCACGAGCGCCCCGTCGAGCTGTTCGCGCAGGGTGTCGTGCGCGACCGTGGGCCGGTCCAGGTGCAGTACGTCGGTCAGCCGGGCCAGGAACCCGGGCAGTCCGCCGGCGAAGTGGAAGTCCTCCATGAGGTACTTCCCGCCGGGGCGCAGATTGGCCAGCACCGGGACGGTGCGCGCGATGCGGTCGAAGTCGTCGAGGGTGAGCTTGATCCCGGAGCGGCCGGCCATCGCGATGAGGTGGATGACGGCGTTGGTGGAGCCGCCGAGCGCGAGGACCGTGGCGACGGCGTCCTCGTACGCCTCCGCCGTCAGGATCTGCGACAGCTTCCGCTGCTGCCACACCAGTTCGACGATGCGGAGCCCGGACTGCGCGGCCATCCGGTCGTGGCCGGAGTCGACGGCGGGGATGGAGGAGGCGCCGGGGACGGTGACGCCGAGCGCCTCGGCCGCGGCGGTGAGCGTGGACGCCGTGCCCATGGTCATGCAGTGTCCGGGCGAGCGGGCGAGGCCGTTCTCCAGCTCGCCCATCTCGCAGTCGCCGATGAGCCCGGCGCGCTTGTCGTCCCAGTACTTCCACATATCGGTGCCGGAGCCCAGGACCTCGTTGCGCCAGTGCCCCGGCAGCATCGGCCCGGCCGGCACGAAGACGGCCGGCAGGTCGACGGAGGCCGCGCCCATCAGCAGCGCCGGGGTGGACTTGTCGCAGCCGCCGAGCAGCACCGCCCCGTCGACGGGGTACGAGCGCAGCAGCTCCTCGGTCTCCATCGCCAGCATGTTGCGGTAGAGCATCGGGGTCGGCTTCTGGAACGTCTCCGAGAGCGTGGAGACCGGGAACTCCAGCGGGAAGCCGCCCGCCTGCCAGACCCCGCGCTTGACGGCCTGCGCCCGGTCGCGCAGGTGCACGTGGCAGGGGTTGATGTCCGACCAGGTGTTGAGGATCGCGACGACCGGCTTGCCCAGGTGCTCCTCGGGGAGGTAGCCGAGCTGGCGGGTGCGGGCGCGGTGGCTGAAGGAGCGCAGCCCGTCGGTGCCGTACCACTGGTGGCTGCGCAGCTCCTCGGGGGCGATGCGGCCGGTCATATGGACCACCCGGCGATCTGGCCGGCGACCTCGGCGCGCTGCGCCTCGGGCAGCACCCGGCTGGGCGGGCGCACCGCGCGGTCGCAGAGACCGAGGGCGGCCAGGGCCTCCTTGACGACGGTGACGTTGTTGGCGGACTGCCGGTCCGCACGCAGTTCCTCGAAGCGGCGGATCTGCTCCCAGACCTTCATGGCGGCCGGGTGGTCGCCGGCCCGCAGCGCCTCCAGCATGGCCAGCGAGACGCCGGGCGCCACGTTGACGAGCCCGGAGGTGAAGCCGGTGGCGCCGGCCGAGAAGTAGGCCGGGGCGTACAGCTCGGCGAGCCCGGCGACCCAGACGAAGCGTTCGAGGCCGGCGTCGCGGGCGAAGGCGGCGAAGCGGGCGGCGTCCGGCACCGCGTACTTGACGCCGATGACGTTGGGGCAGGCGTCCGCGAGCGCGGCCAGGGCCGCCCCGTCCAGGTGCGGGTTGCGGATGTACGGGACGACCCCGAGCCCGGGTACGGCCTCGGCGATGGCCCGGTGGTAGTCGATCCAGCCGTCCTGCGAGACGTACGGGTGGACGGGCTGGTGCACCATCACCATCTCGGCCCCGGCATCCCGGGCGTGCTCGGCGGCGGCGACGGCGGCCGGCACGTCGTGCCCGACCCCGACCAGGACCGTGGCGCGGCCGCCGGCCTCGTCGATGGTCAGCTCGGTGACCGTGCGCCGCTCCTCGGGGGTGAGCGCGTAGAACTCGCCGGTGTTGCCGTTCGGGGTGACGATGCGCACGCCGCCGTCGAGCAGTCTCCGCAGCAGGGCGCGGTGCGCCGTGGTGTCGATGGTCCCGTCCCCGGCGAACGGGGTCACCGGGATCGCCACGACGTCTGCGAGGGCCGCCTTCAGCGGGGTGAGGTCCATGCGGACAGGCCTTTCTTCGGTGTGCGGGGTCACGCCGCGTCGCCCCCGTCCTCGTCGTCGGGGAAGGCGCGGCGGACGAACGACGCGATGTGGTCGTGCAGGGCCCCGGCCGCCGCGTCCGCGTCGTCGGCGAGCGCGAGCCGCAGGATCTCCCGGTGCTCGGCCGCCTCCCGCTCCCAGGACGGGACGGCCGACCAGGCGACCGTGGAGACCAGGGCGGCCTGGTCGCGGACCTCGTCGAGCATCCGCGCCAGCAGCGGGTTGCCGCAGGGCAGGTACAGCGCGCGGTGGAAGTCCCGGTTGGCGAGCGAGCGGTCGGCCTTGTCGCCCGCCGAGTCCGCCCGCTCCAGGGCCTCCTGCGCCGCGTCGAGCGAGGCCCTGCGGGTGATCGAGCGGCGCAGCGCCTCCGGTTCGAGCAGCAGCCGTACGTCGTACACCTCGCGGGCCATGGCCGCGTCGACCAGCCGCACGGTGGCGCCCTTGTACTGGCTCATGACGACGAGTCCGGTGCCGGCGAGGGTCTTCAGGGCCTCGCGGACGGGGGTCTTGGAGACCCCGAACTGCGCGGCGAGCTCGGTCTCCACGAGCGCCTGCCCCGGCCTCAGTTGTGCCGTGAGGATCGCGTGCTTGATCGCCTCCAGCACGTACTGGGTGCGGGACGGAATCGGGGTGGGCGCAAAGGTCATGGGTGAAGGGCTCTCACATCTCGCGTATCGCGTCTCATATATGACGTACGGAGTACGACGCGATGAAGCTAGAGGCGCCGCAAATGTTTCGTCAACGCTTCTGACAAAAGAAGTTCGCGGGACCGGGACATGTGCCGTACACGGATTCCGGTGCGGCGCGGGCGGGTCGTCCGGTGTACGGCATCTGCCCGATGCCCCGTCCGGGCCTCAGTCGCCAGCCTGACTGCGTGACAGACACGCAGGTCAGAAGGGTGCGGTGGGTGTGATGGCGGTGGGGCGGGTCCTGCGGGACCGGACGGCGGGGCTGTTCCTCGCGGCGGTCGTGGTCTCCGGGTTCGGCAGTTCGGCGATGCGGCTGGCGGCCGGGATCTGGGTCAGGTCGCTGACGGGTTCGGACGCGTTGGCGGCCCTCGCGCTGTTCGCGGTCTGGCTGCCGGTGCTGTTCGGCCCGCTGCTCGGTGCGGTGGCGGACCGGTTGCCGCGCAAGCCGCTGCTGGTGGGCACGAACGTCGTCCTGGCGGCCTCGACGGCGGTGCTCGCGCTGGTGCGCGTGGAGGGGCGCGTGTGGCTGCTGTTCGCGGTGCTCGTGCTGTACGGGTGCCTCTCGGTCCTGATGGACTCGGCGGAGTCGGCCGTGGTGGCGGGGGCGGTCCCGGCCGCGTCCCTCGGCGACTTCAACGGGCTGCGGATGACGGCGAACGAGGGCATGAAGCTGGTGGCCCCGCTGACCGGCGCCGGGCTCTACACCCGTTACGGGGGCGGCGCGGTGGCGCTCCTGGACGCGGTCTCGTTCGCCCTGGCCGCCGGGCTCTACGCGCTGTTGCGGGTACGCCGGACGGCCCGCCCCGGCCCCGCCGCACCGGGTGGCCGGACGGCCGGGCTGCGGCAGCTGTGGGGGTCGCCGGTGCTGCGGCCCCTGGTCCTCGCCGCCTCGGCCACGATGCTGTGCGCCGGGCTCAACGGGGCGACGCTGTACGCCGTCGTGGGCGGCGTCCTCGGCCACTCCCCCGCGTACGCCGGTGTGCTGTCGGTCGCGCAGGGCATCGGGTCCGTCGCGGTCGGGCTGCTCGCGGGCCCGCTGATGCGCCGGCTGCCGGGTCGGGTGTTCCCGGCTGCGGGGATCGCCGTGTTCGGTGTCGCGGTGGGCCTGCGGGCCGTGCCGTCCGACGCGGTGGCGCTCACCGCCTGCGCACTGATCGGGGTGGGCCTGCCGTGCGTGCTGATCGCCGCGCTGACGGCGGTGCAGCGGGAGACGCCGGACGCGCTGCTGGGCCGTACGGCCGCGAGCGCGGACACGGTGATGATGTCGCCCAACGCGGTGGCGCTGGGCATCGGCGCGGGGCTGGTGGCGCGGGTGGACGTCACGGTGCTGCTGCCGGCGGTGGGCGCGGCGGCGGTACTGACGGCGGCGCTGCTGCTCGTGGGCCGGCGGGAGCCGGTGGTTCCCGCCGCCCCACGGGTCACGGCCGAGGCGTGAAGGGGTCCACGAGGGGCCCCTCCCGTTTCAGCCGAGGCGTGACAGCGCCCCCGCGACGGCCGCGAGGTCCGGGTCCGAGGCCAGGCCCGCGTGGTACAGGCGCAGCTGGTTCGCGCCGAGCGAGGCGGCGTGGGCGGCGTCCCGCTCCAGCGTGTCCGGGCTGCCGCCCATCCCGCGCACCACGGTGAGGTTGGCGGCGACGACCGCGTCGGGAGCGCCCGCGAACGGCCCGAGCACCGCCTCTCGTACCGCGTCCGCCCCGGTGCACGGCAGCACCACCCCGTCCGCCACGGACAGGATGTGGCCGGGGTCGACGCCCACGTTGGCCCCGCAGCGGTACGGGGCGGGGTCGGCGTGCAGCAGCACCTGGAACCCCGGGGCCGCCGCCGCCCGGACCGCGCCGGTGACCGCTTCCTGGAGGCCCCGGGCCACCTCCGCGCGCCACCGCAGCGTGGTCTCCGCGAGATCGGCGCCGAGCAGCTTCCCGACCGCGTCCCAGCCGGCGTCCGGAGCACCGGCCCCGGCCCAGACCGGCTCCAGCGCCCGGCGCACGGCGGCGCGCAGCTCCTCGGCGTCGAGGCCCTGCCCCGCGTACCCGGCCCGGCAGACCGCGCAGAAGCAGAGCGACATCAGATACTGGGCCGCGTCCCCGAGTCCGACGCCCGCCACCTTGTCGTGGGCGTGCAGATGGGCGAAGCCGTACCAGCCGCAGGACTCCAGCTCGGTGCCCCGCGCCCCGTCGCGCACCGCCGCCTCCGCCGCGAGGTCCACCAGATACGCACGGACCTCCGGCCGGGCGACGCAGGGCGCCCACGGGTAGCGGTCCCCGTAGGCGTTGACCACCGAGGTGTCCGGGTGCTCCGCGCCGAGCCGGGAGCTGTGCGCGAGGACCACCCAGCTGTGCACCTCGAGACCGGCCCCGGCCAGCGCGTCGGCCGCCTCCGCGAAGGGGTCGTCCGAGGCGGTCCACGTCTGCGGGTACGGGCGCAGGGCACGCCCCGCCCAGCGGCCGGCGTCCGGCGGGTAGAGCACCGCCGCGTGCTCGGCGGTGACGATGCGGTGGGCGGGGTGGCGCGGGGTCAGCGCCCGGGTCGAGTGGTAGGCGGCGGCGAGCGTCACCTGCTGGACGCCCAGATCCGCGATGCGGGCGGGGGCGTCGGGGTCCCCGACGACGTCCCAGGGGTAGAGGAAGGCGGACGTCCTCATCCGCGCCGCTCCAGCAGCGCGCGGCCGGCGGCGACGATCTCCGTCAGCTCCTTGATGTGCGCGGCCGTCGGCTCGGTGAGCGGGCTGCGCACCTCCCCGACGTCCAGCCCGTGGAGCCGGACCCCCGCCTTGACCAGGGAGACGGCGTAGCCGCGGCCCTGGGAGCGCAGTTCGACGAGCGGCCGGTAGAACGTGTCCAGCAGCGCGTTGACCAGGGCGTCGTCGCCGGACTCCAGGGCCCGGTAGAAGGCGAGCGCGATGTCCGGGGCGAAGGCGAAGACCGCGGAGGAGTACAGCGTGACGCCGATGCCCCGGTAGGCGAGGCCGGTGAGTTCCGCGGTGGGCAGCCCGTTGAAGTAGAGGAAGTCCTCCCCCGGCAGCCCGGTGCGCACCGCGCTGACGATGCGCTGCATCAGGTCCAGGTCGCCGTAGCCGTCCTTGAGGCCGATGATCCCGGGGGTCCGGGCCAGCGCGAGCACGGTCTCGGGCGTGAAGACGGCGTTGTCGCGCTGGTAGACGATCGTCTCCAGGCCGGTGGCCCCCGCCAGCGCCGTGTAGTGCGCGAGCAGCCCCGCCTGGTCGGCGTGGACGAGGTACGGGGGCATGGCCAGCAGCCCGTCCGCGCCGGCCTCCTCGGCGAGTTCCGCGAACCGGACGGCGAGCGCGGTGCCGTATCCGGCGCCCGCGACGACCGGCACCTGTCCGGCGGTCTCCTCCACCGCGGCGGCGACGACGGTCCTGAACTCCTCCGGCGTCAGGGCGTGGAACTCCCCGGTGCCGCAGGCCGCGAACACCGCCGCGGCGCCTGCGTCGATGCCCTGGCGGACGTGCGCCCGGAAGGCGTCCACATCGACGGAGCCGGCCGCGTCGTACGCGGTGACGGGGAAGAAGAGCGGCCCGGCAACGGCGGTGAGCCGGGCGGCCAGCGGGTCTGAGCTCACGGGCGCCTCCTGAGGCGTGCGCATCTCTGATTGATGTCCATACTTATGAACGCATCCTAAGCTAGGGTGCAGTGCCGTCGGGGTCAAGGCGATGACCACCCGCGCCCGGCACAGGCCCTTTGCCGCCGATCCATCGAGGGGTCTGCCGCGCGACCCCCTTGACGCTCCCCGAGCCCCCGCATACCTTGTCCACGCATGTGAACTTGATCCAAGAGGAGACCCGCATGCCCGCTGCCACGCCCCGCACCGTCCTGCTCACCGGCGCCGCCGGCGGCCTCGGCACGCTGATGCGCGCGCTACTGCCCGCCCACGGCTACACCCTGCGCCTGTTCGACATGGTGCCGATCGAGGGCGAGCCGGACGCGATCACCGCCGATCTCGGGGACACGGACGCGCTGCGCGAGGCCGTGGCGGGGGTCGACGCGATCATCCACCTCGCGGGCATCTCCCTGGAAGCCCCCTTCGGCAAGATCCTCGGGGCGAACATCGAGGGCACGTACAACCTGTACGAGGCCGCCCGGGAAGCCGGGGTCCGCCGCATCGTGTTCGCCTCGTCCAACCACGCCGTGGGCTTCACCCCGCGCCCGCTCCCCGGCGACCCGCTGATCCCGGTGGACACCCCCCGCCGCCCCGACACCTTCTACGGCCTCTCGAAGTCGTTCGGCGAGGACCTCGCCCAGCTGTACTGGGACCGGCACGGCATGGAGACGGTGTCCGTCCGCATCGGCTCCTGCTTCCCCGAGCCGACGTCCGTACGGATGCTGTCGGTGTGGATGAGCCCTGCCGACGGCGCCCGGCTGTTCGACGCCGCGCTGACCGCCGAGAACGTCGGCCACACCGTCGTCAACGGCTCCTCGGACAACACCCGGCTCTGGTGGGACCTGACCTCCGCCCGCGCACTGGGCTACGAACCGCGGGACGACTCCGAGCCGTACGCGGCGAAGCTCATCGCGGAACAGGGCGAACTGGACCCCGCCAACCCCGACCACGCCCACCTCGGCGGCCACTTCTGCACCAACCCGCCGCTCTGGCCGCACTGAGCACGTGAAAAGCCGTCGCCCCGGCGCACACCGGCGCGGCATGATGCGGGCATGGCGAGACCTTCGGGATTCCGGTACGAGCAGCACGGCGACGCGAGCGTCACCGTCACCCACCACGGCCGCCCGGCGGGCACCCTGCGCGGCGGCCGGGCGCAGAAGTTCCTGGCCGAGGTGGAGGCCGGCGACGCCCAGCTGGTGATGGCCCGCTGGACGGGGGCCTACAAGCACGGCAACGAGCGGACCGCGCGCAACCACCCCAGAAACCGGTGACCCGATCCGGTACGCCCGTACGGAACCATTGCTTCCGCCGTACGGGCGAACCCGCCGAAAGGTAAGGGAACGGCAAAGCCGGGTCGTTCGTTCATCCGGACATGACCGCTATGACACCTGGCTCGAATCTTCCGCTCACCGCCGTCCGCGTGGCGGTGGACGTCGCGGCGCCCGTGCGGCTCGACGTGTCGGGCCTGCTGCTCACCGCCGACGGCAAGGTGCGCTCCGACGACGACTTCATCTTCTACAACCAGCCCTCGGGCCCCGGTGTGACCTACCGCTCGGGCGGCGGCGGCGCGCCGGACGCGGTCGTCGTGGACACCGCGTCGGTGCCCGCCGGCATCGAGAGGATCGTCGTCACGGCGAGCCCGGACGGCGCCGGTCAGACCTTCCAGGGCGTCGAGCCGACCGCCACCGTGCGCAACGCGGACGACGGCAGCGTGCTCGCGTCCTTCACCCCGCCCCGGCTGGGCGCCGAGACCGCGCTCGTGGTCATGGAGGTCTACCGGCGCGGCGGTGCCTGGAAGGTCCGCGCGGTCGGCCAGGGCTATGCGAACGGGCTGGCGGGCATCGCCACCGACTTCGGCGTCACGGTCGACGAGACCCCCGCCGCGCCCGCTCCCCGGGCCACCACCCCCGCGCCCCCGGCGCCCGTCGCCGCGCCGGTGGACCCGCGCGTCGCGCCTGCCGCCCCTGCCGCGCCCCCGGCGCCCGCCGCGCCGCCCGCACCGGGGCGGATCAACCTCGACAAGGGCCGGGTCAGCCTCCGGAAGAACGAGACCGTCTCGCTGGTCAAGGCGGGGCGCCCGCTGCTCTCCCAGGTCAAGATGGGCCTCGGCTGGGAGCCCGCGTTTCGCGGCAAGGACATCGACCTGGACGCCTCGGTCATCGCCTACGGGCCGCAGCGCAACCACCTGGACAGCTGCTACTTCGGCAAGCTGTCCATCCTGAACGGCGCGATCAAGCACTCCGGGGACAACCTCACCGGCGAGGGCGAGGGCGACGACGAGGTGATCGTCGTGGACCTGGGCCGGATTCCCGCCGAGGCGACCGGTCTGGTGTTCACGGTCAACTCGTTCACGGGCCAGAAGTTCACCGAGGTGGCCAAGGCCTACTGCCGGCTGGTCGACGCGGCCACCGACGAGGAGCTGGTCCGCTTCGACCTGACCGGGGCCGAGCCGCAGACCGGCGTGATGATGGCCAAGCTGATCAAGCAGTTCTCCGGTGAGTGGGAGATGACCGCCATCGGTGACTTCGTGAAGTCGCGGACCGTCCGGGGCATGGTCAAGCCCGCCGCCCAGGCCCTGTAGGACCCCACGCATGGCTCAGGGGCCGCCCGCGCGGCTGGCGGACGGCCCCTGGTGACGGCCTCAGAGCTTCGTGAGCTTGGAGTAAGGGCTCATGATGCGCCCCTGACGGCCGGCGAAGTCGATGAGCACCGCCTCGTTGTCGCCCTCGACGGCGAGGACGCGGCCGAGACCGAACTGGTCGTGCGAGACCCGGTCGCCCACGTCGAACAATTCGACCGGTGGGGCCGCCTGGGCCGGGCGGTTGAAGGGACTGGACGGCAGGTGGCGCCGGGAGCCGGCTGACTGTTTCATTAAGTCGAGTATGCGCCCCGGGACGGCCCGACGCCATGCCCCGCAGTTAACGGTTGGGCTGCCGCTTCCACGGACCGGTGATCGCGACCATGATCCCCGGGGTCTGGATGTTGGCGAACAGCGTCCTGCCGTCCGGCGAGAACGTGACCCCGGTGAACTCGCTGTACTCCGGCTCCTCGGCGCTGCCGATGTTCAGCTCGTTGCGCGCGATCGGGTAGGTGCGGCCGCTCTCGGTCGCCCCGAAGAGGTGCTGGACGCCCTCCCCGTCCTCGGCGATGACCAGGCCGCCGTACGGCGAGACGGTGATGTTGTCCGGGCCGTCGAAGGCGCCGTCCTTCGACGGGTCCGGGTTGACGCCGAGGAGCACCTTCAGGGTCAGCGTGCGGCGCTTCGGGTCGTAGAACCAGACCTGGCCGTCGTGCTGCACGGGGCTCTCGTCACGGGCGAACGAGGACACGATGTACGCGCCGCCGTCGCTCCACCACATGCCCTCCAGCTTGCGGGCGCGGGTGATCTCACCGTCCGCGAACTGCTTGCGCACCGAGACCTTCTTCGCGTCCCGGTCGGGCACGTCGACCCAGTCCACGCCGTACACGGTGCCGGTCTTCGTGGCCCGCGAGAGGTCGTCGACGAACGTGCCGTGCTTGTCGAAGCACTTGAACGCCTGGAGCACGCCCGCGTCGTCGGCGAGGGTGCGCAGCTTGCCGCGGCCGTGCCGGAAGCCGTGCGGCGGCACCCAGCGGTAGAGGAGGCCGTTGGGGCCCGAGGCGTCCTCGGTGAGGTAGGCGTGGCCCTGCTTGGGGTCGATGACGACCGCCTCGTGCGCGTACCGGCCGAAGGCCTTGACCGGCCGCGGGGAGCGGTTGGCGCGCCGGTCGTACGGGTCGACCTCGAAGACGTAGCCGTGGTCCTTCAGGAGGCCGTTCTTGCCGGCCTTGTCCTCGGTCTCCTCGCAGGTGAGCCAGGTGTCCCACGGGGTGGCGCCGCCGGCGCAGTTGGTGGAGGTGCCGGCGATGCCGACCCACTCGGCGGTGCGGCCGTCGCGGCGGGTCTCGACGACGGTGCAGCCGCCGGCCGCGACCGGGTCGTAGACGAGGCCGTCGGTGAGGGGCACGGGGTGCTCCCAGCCCGCCCGGGTGCCGCTCAGCTCGTGGTTGTTGACCAGCAGCGTCACTCCGCGCGGGCCCTCGAAGGCGGCCGTGCCGTCGTGGTTGGAGGGCGTGTACTCGCCGCTGTCCAGCTTGGTGACGCCGCAGTGCGTGATGATCCGGTACGAGAATCCGGCGGGCAGCGCGAGTATGCCCTTGGGGTCGGAGCGCAGCGGGCCGTAGCCCGGCTCGTGGTGGTGGCCGTGACCGTGTCCGTCGTGACCGTGGCCGTGGTCGTGGTGACCGTGGCCGTGGGCCGGGTCCCCGGCGGCGAGGGCGCCGGGCGCGGTGGCCAGCGCGGCGACGGTTCCGGTGAGGGCGATGCCGGCACCGGTGAGGGCGGACTGTCTGCTGAATTCCCTGCGCGTGAAGGCCATCACGTACTCCTGGTGCTGCGGGGGCGTGCTGTTGACGGGCTCACCGTTCCGTCCGTTCCCCAACACCAGTTGAACCGGCGACGACTTCGCGGCGCTCCTTTCGGTGAACATCGACGACGGGCGGGCGGCCCGTACCCGGCCGCCCGCCCGTCACACCGCGCCGAAGTGCCTGCTCAGTCGGTGGAACCGGCGCGCGAGCGTGCCTTGAACGCGGCCTTGCGGGCGTCCTTCGCCTGCTTCTTGTCGCTGTGCAGCCGCCCCATCGCTTCCAGGACGTCCGCCGTCGCCGGGTGGTCGACGCGCCACGCCTCGTCGAAGAAACCGCTGTGCTGGCCGGACAGGCCCTCGACCAGGCCCTGGAGTTCGTCGAGGTCGCCGTCCGCCTCCAGCTGGGCGGCGATCGTGTCGATGGCGAGCCAGAAGATCATCGTCTCCGAGGGCGCGGGGACGTCGCCCGCACCCCGTTCGGCGAGCCAGACCCGGGCCAGGCCGCCCAGCTCGGGGTCGTCGAGCACCGCGCGCACGGCGGGTTCGGCCTCCGCGCCGACCAGGGCGAGCGCCTGCTGGCAGTGCAGCCGGCGCAGCGGGGCCACCGGGTCCTCGCCCCGTGCGGCGTCCAGGAGTTCGGCGGCGGCGCCGTCGGAGCCCCGGCGCTCCAGCCACAGCTGGATCTCGGCGCGGGCGGCGGCCTCGGGGTAGTGGGCGACGCCGCCGAGAAGCACGTCGGCGCCCTTGTCCGTGAGGTCGCCGATCGCCGGGGCGTCCACCCCGGCCTCCAGCATGCGGGCGCGGATGCCGTAGAGGCCGAGCGGGGTCAGCCGGACCATGCCGTAGCGGGTGACGTCCTCCTCGTCGGCGGGCGGGACGTCCTCCTCGCCCTCCTCGACGAGCAACGCCTCGTCCACCGGGTGGTATTCGACGATGCCGATGGGTTCGAGCACCCGGAACTGGTCGTCCAGGCGCATCATCGCGTCCGAGACCTGCTCCAGGACGTCGTCGGTGGGCTCCCCCATGTCGTCGGGGACGATCATCGAGGCGGCGAGCGCGGGCAGCGGCACGGGCGCGCCGTCCGCCCCGTCGCCGACGGTGAGCAGGTAGAGGTTGCCGAGGACCCCGTCCAGGAACTCCGTCTCGGTCTCCGGGTCCCAGTCGAGCGCGTCGAAGTCGATCGAGCCGTCCTCGCCGACCAGGTCGGCGAAGTCGTCGAAGGCGGGCGCGGTGGCGTCGGCGTGCGCGGCTTCCAGGCCGTCGAGCCAGATCGCCAGGACGTCCGCCGGTGAACCGCCGGTCAGCAGCGCGAGGTTCTCGCCCGCGGTGACGGTCCCCAGCGCCTCATCGGCCCCGGCCTCGTCGTCGTCCTCGTCGAAACCGGCCTCCGGGCCGTCGGTCTCCTGGGCCGGGTCCTCGATGTCGACGAGCCCGGTGTCGACGGCGAGCCGCCAGGCCTCGCTGGCCTCCGCCGCGCCGTCCTCGTCCGGGGTGAGGCCGAGGTGCTCGGCGGCGGCGGGCAGCTGCGCGTCGACGAGTTCGCCGCCGGCTCCGACCCTGGTGTCCGGGCCGGCCCAGCGGGCGAGCCGTGCGGCACGGGCGAGCAGCGGCGCGGCCAGCGCGTCCCGTGCCAGCTCGGCCTCGGTGTGCAGCCGGACCGGCGGCAGGGTCGGGCGCTCTGCGGACATCAGGGGGTCTCCTCGGAACGTACGGGGTTTCGGCCGCCGGGCCGGATACGGGCCGGG is a genomic window of Streptomyces sp. NBC_00708 containing:
- a CDS encoding PhoX family protein — translated: MAFTRREFSRQSALTGAGIALTGTVAALATAPGALAAGDPAHGHGHHDHGHGHDGHGHGHHHEPGYGPLRSDPKGILALPAGFSYRIITHCGVTKLDSGEYTPSNHDGTAAFEGPRGVTLLVNNHELSGTRAGWEHPVPLTDGLVYDPVAAGGCTVVETRRDGRTAEWVGIAGTSTNCAGGATPWDTWLTCEETEDKAGKNGLLKDHGYVFEVDPYDRRANRSPRPVKAFGRYAHEAVVIDPKQGHAYLTEDASGPNGLLYRWVPPHGFRHGRGKLRTLADDAGVLQAFKCFDKHGTFVDDLSRATKTGTVYGVDWVDVPDRDAKKVSVRKQFADGEITRARKLEGMWWSDGGAYIVSSFARDESPVQHDGQVWFYDPKRRTLTLKVLLGVNPDPSKDGAFDGPDNITVSPYGGLVIAEDGEGVQHLFGATESGRTYPIARNELNIGSAEEPEYSEFTGVTFSPDGRTLFANIQTPGIMVAITGPWKRQPNR